The genomic window CACCGCTAGGAGGGCTGACAGCCGCACCATAACACCACTAGGAGGGCTGACAGCCGCACCATAACACCACTAGGAGGGCTGACAGCCGTCCATAACACCACTAGGAGGGCTGACAGCCGCACCATAACACCACTAGGAGGGCTGACAGCCGTCCATAACACCGCTAGGAGGGCTGACAGCCGTCCCATAACACCACTAGGAGGGCTGACAGCCGCACCATAACACCACTAGGAGGGTTGACAGCCGTCCATAACACCACTAGGAGGGCTGACAGCCGTCCATAACACCGCTAGGAGGGCTGACAGCTGCACCATAACACTACTAGGAGGGCTGACAGCCGCACCATAACCCACTAGGAGGGCTGACAGCCGTCCATAACACCACTAGGAGGGCTGACAGCCGTCCATAACACCACTAGGAGGGTTGACAGCCGTCCATAACACCACTAGGAGGGCTGACAGCCGCACCATAACACCACTAGGAGGGCTGACAGCCGCACCATAACACCACTAGGAGGGCTGACAGCCGCACCATAACACCACTAGGAGGGCTGACAGCCGTCCATAAACACCACTAGGAGGGTTGACAGCCGTCCATAAACACCACTAGGAGGGTTGACAGCTGCACAATAACACCACTAGGAGGGCTGACAGCCGCACCATAACACCGCTAGGAGGGCTGACAGCCGCACCATAACACCGCTAGGAGGGCTGACAGCCGCACCATAACACCACTAGGAGGGTTGACAGCCGTCCATAACACCACTAGGAGGGCTGACAGCCGTCCATAACACCGCTAGGAGGGCTGACAGCCGTCCATAACACCGCTAGGAGGGCTGACAGCCGCACCATAACACCACTAGGAGGGCTGACAGCCGCACCATAACACCACTAGGAGGGCTGACAGCCGTCCATAACACCACTAGGAGGGCTGACAGCCGCACCATAACACCACTAGGAGGGCTGACAGCCGTCCATAACACCGCTAGGAGGGCTGACAGCCGTCCATAACACCACTAGGAGGGCTGACAGCCGCACCATAACACCACTAGGAGGGTTGACAGCCGTCGATAACACCACTAGGAGGGCTGACAGCCGTCCATAACACCGCTAGGAGGGCTGACAGCCGTCCATAACACCGCTAGGAGGGCTGACAGCCGCACCATAACACCACTAGGAGGGCTGACAGCCGCACCGTAACACCACTAGGAGGGCTGACAGCCGCACCATAACACCACTAGGAGGGCTGACAGCCATCCATAACACCACTAGGAGGGCTGACAGCCGTCCATAACACCGCTAGGAGGGCTGACAGCCGCACCATAACACCACTAGGAGGGCTGACAGCCATCCATAACACCACTAGGAGAGCTGACAGCCGCACCATAACACCACTAGGAGGGCTGACAGCCGTCCATAACACCACTAGGAGGGCTGACAGCCGCACCATAACACCACTAGGAGGGCTGACAGCCGCACCATAAAACCACTAGGAGGGCTGACAGCCGCACCATAACACCACTAGGAGGGCTGACAGCCGCACCATAAAACCACTAGGAGGGCTGACAGACGCACCGTAACACCGCTGAGAGTGTCAACAATTAACACAATTGTTGTGGCGTTGTAAGTGTGTGActgacacacactcaccactaccaacagtcagtggGACTGATTGTGTTGACAGTTCCACTCTTGTTAATCAGTCACGAATTGCCTGGTCGAAGCCCAGCTGATTACCTATTAAAATGAAATTGCAAATTTCCATTTTGCTAACTATTAATTCGGAAAATAATAATTGACACAACTGGTGATTTAACTATCGTTCACTCCCCAATTCGCGCCAGTTATATCACTCACTaatttgttaaatatattttaaatatatttgcctaattttATCaggaaataatttttcatatattaTTATCGAAACATATTTACATTTGTTTATGCCTGTCACTCATGTTTAAACTTGAAGTAAACTGTAATTACTTCACATACACTAATTAATGTAGACTTAAAGATAAGAGACGGTCAGGCAATCAGCGTGCGTTAATTGGGTTCCCTGCACCTAGCTGCAGGTATGTGGGTGTTGCCtggctgtaggtgtgtgtgtgggtgttgcctAGCTGCAGGTATGTGGGTGTTGCCTAGCTGCAGGTATGTGGGTGTTGCCTAGCTGCAGGTATGTGGGTGTTGCCTAGCTGCAGATGTGGATATCACCTAGCTGCAGGTGTAGCATAGTTCCGGCAGTACCAAATGTCTGTATTATCTACTCTCATTTCCACCCACTATCTGCACCACTACTCAAGCACTACACACCCACCGTTGCTCCTACCCTCCCATCACCGCCGCCCACAGGTGCGCCCACCCTCAGCACCACCCACAGGACTCATAAGTCCTGCAGGGGAACGCGAGCCTCAACACTGCCTACTCTATGCTCGCCTGAATCTGGGATGCTGGTTAAAGGGGCCGTGGCCTCTAACCCCTCAGGTTTAGCCATCTTTTGTGTCAGAGAAGCTACTGAGGCCCCTTTGTTTACCTCCAGTCCGCCGGCAGCGGCTCCGAGCCCTCAGAGTGCTTTTAACCCTTTATGTATGAATGTAAACTTGGGGGACGCTTGCCGAGCGATCACTGTTTTACCtcactctctttttctctctcgacGGATTGGATAAGGAAGACAATGGCTCAATAGGGTTCGCTTTGAGGTTTCCCAATGGCTTCTATAGGAAGAAGGCGTCAGTTGTTGTCTTAGAACAGAGCAGAATGAATTCTGTGTCTTGCAACTCAACTATGTAATGGGAGTATCTGAATTTGTTTTttttctgtctgtgtctgtctgtctgtctttctgtctctgtctgtctgtctttctgtctttctgtctgtctgtctgtctgtctgtctgtctgtctgtctgtctgtctgtctgtctgtctgtctgtctgtctgtctgtctgtctctctctctctctctctctctctctctctctctctctctctctctctctctctctctctctctctctctctctctctctctctctctatctctctttctctttctcatttGTTTTTTACTAAGACGTGAGTTCGTTAGGAATGAGGTTAATGTTAATAATGAAAATCCTAGGTAAGAGCTGCTGTTATCCTTCATGAGTTCATCATCAGCCTGCCGCTAGATACTCACCTCTTGTATAAACgtattattatattttcattggtCATAAACTTTATTTAATGTTAGGCACAGGATGAAGATGTAGCAACAGTGCTCACTTGACTACAGGTATGTCTACACGATGACTCCTGATGGCACACATAGTCGTGGCACTGTGCCTCTCCGAGTGCCGTCACacggtcctcaggccaggctcaggGACTCGAACAACAGCAACTGAAGAAATAAAACGTTCTCTCATAGGCGTCGCACAAGTTTAAAGGTCACGTTAAAAACCTGCAGAAGGTCAATTACTGGCTAGTATGACCTCGGTCGACCTCTCACTGGGATGGTATATAAGgcggccacacacactcaccctcacactcaccctcacatcCCTACAACATGAAGCTCGTGAGTACTCGAGCTTGTGCTTGAGGGCACTTACAGAACCGCCTCATAAATGGTTGTTTATTTAGAAGCTTTATTCATAACAGATTTAttgttatattataattactgattAAACTTTATTTCAGATCTTGATGGTTGCCTTGACTGCTGTGGCAGTGGCCGACAAGTTGCCAGAAACCGTTCCAGTCGTCGCCATCCTCCGCAGCCAGCAGGCCAACCCCGACGAGCTCGGTGCCCACAGCTCCGACTTCGAGGCTGACAACGGCATCAAGGTCCAGCTATCTGGCTCTGAGGGAGCTGCTGGCGGCTCCAACATGGCCGGCTCCTGGAGGTGGGTCACGGACTTGACTTAATTTGGAGTGTTTTGGGTGCTACAGCTCTGCATGTTTCAAGGACGCCGTTCATATGAGTCTTCTAACAATTATTTTCCTCTCAGCTACCCCCAGGAGGACGGCAGTATTGCGTCAGTGAAGTTCGTAGCTGACGAGAACGGCTTCCAGCCCGAGTCTGACCTGCTGCCCGTGGCCCCGGAGTtcccccaccccatcccccaGTTCGTCCTCGACCAGATCGCCTTCGCCGAGGAGGAGAGGAAGCGCAAGGCTCAAGAGGAAGCCTAGGTTGAGTAACACTCAACATGCAGCAGTCGAGGCTGAGTTACTCAGTATGAGGCAGCCTGAGTTGAGTAAATTTCAAGATGGTCACTCAGCCTAAGACTCAAGCCAAACTGCAGGTTCCTCATGCTGAGTACTCACTAAGACGACCTCTGACCCCTCAACCCACGTCTCCTGTTGTTGAATATAGAGATCCCTCTTGATAATTTATTTGTTAATGCAAAGCTCTGTAAATAAATCTTCAGTGTTATTCTACCTGTTTCCTGATTCCTTGAAGGAAAGTTACGATGCTTGATCTCAAGAGCATCGATCCTCCAGCACACAGCCTGGCCATAACGTCCGGGGCCTCTTGTCTACTGTGGTTCCTGGGATTATAATCTGAGAATGTTGTAAATTGTAAACAATTGTCAGTGCTATCATCTGTTTTCTGAATCTTAAAAAATGTTCTAAGGGACATTGGGGAATCTAACTGTTTATGAAAGAAATATTATTCCGGTTTGCTGATGGCTTGTTTAAGACAGTTAATACATGTGACATGACTGCAACTATCAGAGTCAGCATGTTAATGTGTCTTAACATGCCAACGACTGACATTGTCACCAAGTTCATGTGTCGTGACATGTCTGTGACTGAAGTATGACTGACATTCATCTCCGGGGGTGTGCCACTTAACGCTGACCTTTGAGGTAAGATGCAGCCACTGCTTAATGCGTCCATTGAGGCTCAAAGGTACCCTAATAAATTTGTCTAAATATTGATAAAACTCTGAACTCTGACATTAATTGTTCCTGGAATTCCTTGCCACTATCATTGTGCTCATATCGTTACTTTGAACACTGGGATCAATGGTTTGtctaattaaaatatataaacataaGAATATTGGAAACTGCAAAAAGGCCTATTgatctatacgaggcagctcctatatatttgcaCTTAAACATTCATATAATGTCTGACCTCCGCTCGAAAAATCCAACTATTCCTAAGCCTATTATGTAGCCCTGTACTTTGTTCCATCAACGTATTTGCTCTGATGTTAACCAGGTTTGTCCTGTATCCAAAAAATCttgtttatatccattgtttagaGTTCTATTGTTTGTTGATATAATAAATACTTTATTTATACCCCTTTTGTTACACTCTTATCAATTTATATACTTTATTCATGAAAGTATATATACTTCGTCTTTATAAAGACTATCAATATACATTTTTTAATCTCTTCATTAGAgaggtttctaattcctgggattaaTTTTGTCATCCTATTCATTCAAGATTAAGCTTGAGAGTAATATTAGCTGTCTTGCTCTTGTTGTTCTTAACGCTTgtagaaataaatcccagtattCTATTTGCCATTTTCCCGATTCAAAATGTCGCAGCCATTTGATTTTGTTTTGTTCAAGATGTTGATTTCAAAATCAACATCTTGAAATATACAGGAAAAGATTGAAAACATAAATCGTCCCTTAGGTAAACCCTGTTGTAAATAGTTTATTAATGTGAGTTTTTGAAGATGTAATTGTGTTTATAAGTAATGCAAGTTTATTATTTACGTGGCATAGTAAATTTATCGGAACTGGAGACGAAATCTAGAAATTCGAACATGAACTCCAGGTGAAGGAATTGAAGGTAGTCACCATAGCTTCCTCAGTAATGAATGGAATTCCAGTTATGATGAATATCGTTCGAGGTATGATTACTGTCGCTGGAGGTATGATGACTACCGCTCTAGGTATGACGATTTTCTCTCCGTGTATGAAACCTTTTGCTCCAGGTACAGTTTTAAATGAAAAGCATATTCACGTTTTCTTGATAAAAATATATCATGTTAAGAGGAACCACAGTAGACAAGAGGCCCCGGACGTTATGGCCAGGCTGTGTGCTGGAGGATCGATGCTCTTGAGATCAAGCATCGTAACTTTCATTCAAGGAATCAGGAAACAGGTAGAATAACACTGAAGATTTATTTACAGAGCTTTGCATTAACAAATAAATTATCAAGAGGGATCTCTATATTCAACAACAGGAGACGTGGGTTGAGGGGTCAGAGGTCGTCTTAGTGAGTACTCAGCATGAGGAACCTGCAGTTTGGCTTGAGTCTTAGGCTGAGTGACCATCTTGAAATTTACTCAACTTAGGCTGCCTCCTACTGAGTAACTCAGCCTCGACTGCTGCATGTTGAGTGTTACTCAACCTAGGCTTCCTCTTGAGCCTTGCGCTTCCTCTCCTCCTCGGCGAAGGCGATCTGGTCGAGGACGAACtgggggatggggtgggggaACTCCGGGGCCACGGGCAGCAGGTCAGACTCGGGCTGGAAGCCGTTCTCGTCAGCTACGAACTTCACTGACGCAATACTGCCGTCCTCCTGGGGGTAGCTGAGAGGAAAATAATTGTTAGAAGACTCATATGAACGGCGTCCTTGAAACATGCAGAGCTGTAGCACCCAAAACACTCCAAATTAAGTCAAGTCCGTGACCCACCTCCAGGAGCCGGCCATGTTGGAGCCGCCAGCAGCTCCCTCAGAGCCAGATAGCTGGACCTTGATGCCGTTGTCAGCCTCGAAGTCGGAGCTGTGGGCACCGAGCTCGTCGGGGTTGACCTGCTGGCTGCGGAGGATGGCGACGACTGGAACGGTTTCTGGCAACTTGTCGGCCACTGCCACAGCAGTCAAGGCAACCATCAAGATCTGAAATAAAGTTTaatcagtaattataatataaca from Procambarus clarkii isolate CNS0578487 chromosome 94, FALCON_Pclarkii_2.0, whole genome shotgun sequence includes these protein-coding regions:
- the LOC138360032 gene encoding cuticle protein AMP4-like isoform X1, whose amino-acid sequence is MKLILMVALTAVAVADKLPETVPVVAILRSQQANPDELGAHSSDFEADNGIKVQLSGSEGAAGGSNMAGSWSYPQEDGSIASVKFVADENGFQPESDLLPVAPEFPHPIPQFVLDQIAFAEEERKRKAQEEA
- the LOC138360032 gene encoding cuticle protein AMP4-like isoform X2 encodes the protein MVALTAVAVADKLPETVPVVAILRSQQANPDELGAHSSDFEADNGIKVQLSGSEGAAGGSNMAGSWSYPQEDGSIASVKFVADENGFQPESDLLPVAPEFPHPIPQFVLDQIAFAEEERKRKAQEEA
- the LOC123747406 gene encoding cuticle protein AMP4; this encodes MKLILMVALTAVAVADKLPETVPVVAILRSQQVNPDELGAHSSDFEADNGIKVQLSGSEGAAGGSNMAGSWSYPQEDGSIASVKFVADENGFQPESDLLPVAPEFPHPIPQFVLDQIAFAEEERKRKAQEEA